AAGGCGCGGCCGTTCCTTCTCCTTCGGCCGCACCCCCGGCGCCACGAAGGTTCCCTTCCCGTGGCGGACCCGCACCACGCCGTCGCGCTCGAGCTCGGCATAGGCCTGTGATACGGTTCGCGGATTGACGCGGAGGCTCGAGGAGAGGTCGCGCACCGATGGGAGCGGGTCCTCGGGACGCAGGCTTCCTCGAACGAGACTGCTACGCACCGCGTCCATGATCTGGACGTACAGCGGTCGGCCATCGGAGCGGCTGAGTCGGATTTTCATGGCGTCTCAACTGTTGTGGTCTTATACAACACATGCAACAGTATGGAGCGCGGCGGAGGGAGTCAAGTGTTCATCA
This genomic interval from Candidatus Palauibacter australiensis contains the following:
- a CDS encoding GntR family transcriptional regulator — translated: MKIRLSRSDGRPLYVQIMDAVRSSLVRGSLRPEDPLPSVRDLSSSLRVNPRTVSQAYAELERDGVVRVRHGKGTFVAPGVRPKEKERPRLAREVARRALADASRNGLALTDLLTALREVEGGGAHGDRGKEDGR